A genomic window from Planococcus rifietoensis includes:
- a CDS encoding alpha/beta family hydrolase has protein sequence MKTINRTIKTDQGQAINYSLVLNQDQTRKLAIFLPGIGYTAKSPLFHYTERLLAEQEYDILRINYDYNNPLYNEYTMAEIEEAVKYDVKQVIDRVLKGSIYEKFFLVAKSLGTIALANELERKKFKGAKTVWLTPLIKHEDIFQAMKECQNPALSFIGDKDHYYDRSRMEELQANKELDSHVLKDVNHGMDFIGDPLKSIDVLKAVITDIHAFSKKSIEHA, from the coding sequence ATGAAAACGATCAACCGAACCATTAAAACGGATCAAGGCCAAGCGATCAACTACAGCCTTGTCCTGAACCAAGACCAAACGAGAAAACTCGCGATTTTCCTGCCGGGTATCGGCTATACAGCGAAAAGTCCGCTATTCCATTACACGGAGCGGCTGCTTGCGGAACAGGAATACGACATCCTGCGCATCAATTATGATTACAACAACCCGCTTTATAACGAGTACACGATGGCGGAAATCGAAGAAGCGGTCAAATACGACGTCAAGCAAGTCATCGACCGAGTGTTGAAAGGCAGCATCTACGAAAAATTCTTCCTTGTCGCCAAATCACTCGGCACGATCGCGCTTGCCAATGAGCTCGAGCGCAAGAAATTCAAAGGCGCGAAAACCGTCTGGCTGACGCCGCTCATCAAGCATGAGGACATTTTCCAGGCGATGAAAGAATGCCAGAATCCGGCGCTGAGCTTTATCGGCGACAAAGATCATTATTACGACCGCAGCCGGATGGAAGAACTCCAAGCCAATAAGGAGTTGGATTCGCACGTCCTAAAAGACGTCAACCATGGAATGGACTTCATCGGCGACCCGTTAAAATCAATCGATGTCTTAAAGGCCGTCATCACCGATATCCACGCTTTCTCGAAAAAAAGCATCGAACATGCGTAA
- a CDS encoding DUF4385 domain-containing protein encodes MAFDYDLDYKNLDLRKNPELYRVGKGEQGVLMVEPYKSEILPHWRFKTPDIAQESCDKISELFEEYREKDDFVGMDMARKFIQMGYTRARRYTNYKGGRKYNEDGSIKDREINEEKAESAAIFKKRWDEIREDEDYLRRKKEHQKKYG; translated from the coding sequence ATGGCATTCGATTACGATTTGGACTATAAGAATTTGGACTTGCGGAAAAACCCTGAACTGTACCGCGTCGGCAAAGGCGAGCAGGGCGTGTTGATGGTGGAACCGTACAAAAGTGAAATCCTCCCCCATTGGCGATTCAAGACGCCGGACATCGCCCAGGAATCGTGCGACAAAATTTCAGAGCTATTCGAAGAATACCGCGAAAAGGATGATTTCGTCGGCATGGACATGGCCCGCAAATTCATCCAAATGGGCTACACCCGCGCACGGCGCTACACGAATTACAAAGGCGGCCGCAAATACAACGAAGACGGTTCGATCAAAGACCGCGAGATCAATGAAGAAAAAGCTGAATCCGCTGCGATCTTCAAAAAACGCTGGGACGAGATTCGAGAAGACGAAGATTATTTGCGCCGCAAAAAGGAGCACCAGAAAAAATACGGCTGA
- a CDS encoding LacI family DNA-binding transcriptional regulator: protein MKSTVNAKDVAKLAGVSQSSVSRVFFDGAKVTEKTRQKVLAAAEELGYRPNEYARSLITNSSKIIGLVMKGVQNPFYPQVLKQFTTSFKQHGYSVLFVHTNNDEIQSEDIETLLNYNVAGVIITDASMSMNVAEAFQANHIPLVFFNRKLTSSQFHSVCCNNLNASRKIAEYLVESGTGPMVYISGNEDTSTSREREQGFAEVLAQRGIAYKKYSSDFSYNGGYETAQNILSEGMVPTAVFAANDIMALGVMDAFRKQGVKIPEQAKVIGFDNIEMASWPAYELTTWEQPIEKMVDETVNYLLGEISEYTGQAQSVEVEGSFVERKTT, encoded by the coding sequence ATGAAATCGACTGTCAATGCCAAGGATGTCGCAAAGCTCGCAGGGGTCTCGCAGTCTTCTGTGTCCAGAGTGTTTTTCGACGGAGCGAAAGTTACAGAAAAAACGCGCCAAAAAGTGCTGGCTGCAGCCGAAGAGCTTGGCTACCGGCCGAATGAATACGCTAGAAGCCTGATCACCAACAGTTCAAAAATCATTGGGCTGGTCATGAAAGGCGTTCAGAATCCTTTCTATCCACAAGTCCTCAAGCAATTCACTACTTCATTCAAACAACACGGCTATAGCGTGTTGTTTGTCCATACCAATAATGACGAAATCCAAAGCGAAGACATCGAGACCTTGCTTAATTACAACGTGGCAGGAGTCATCATCACTGATGCGTCGATGTCGATGAACGTCGCAGAAGCATTCCAGGCGAACCATATCCCGCTGGTCTTTTTCAATCGTAAACTGACGAGCAGCCAATTCCACTCGGTGTGCTGCAATAACTTGAACGCCAGCCGGAAAATCGCAGAGTACCTGGTGGAAAGTGGAACGGGGCCGATGGTGTATATTTCCGGAAATGAAGACACTTCGACAAGCCGAGAACGTGAACAAGGCTTTGCGGAAGTGTTGGCGCAACGAGGCATCGCCTACAAAAAGTACAGCTCGGATTTCAGCTATAACGGAGGCTACGAAACCGCTCAGAACATCCTGTCGGAAGGGATGGTTCCGACTGCTGTTTTTGCGGCGAACGATATCATGGCACTCGGCGTCATGGATGCTTTCCGCAAGCAGGGAGTCAAGATTCCGGAACAGGCAAAAGTGATCGGGTTCGACAATATCGAAATGGCTTCTTGGCCAGCGTATGAACTGACGACGTGGGAGCAGCCGATCGAAAAGATGGTCGATGAAACGGTAAATTATTTGTTAGGGGAAATCAGTGAATATACAGGCCAGGCGCAGTCTGTCGAGGTCGAAGGAAGCTTTGTGGAAAGGAAAACTACGTAA